A single region of the bacterium genome encodes:
- a CDS encoding TonB-dependent receptor: MGPRRLDRAAGTGGPGSGERPAESWSRVDLGVGWAGGRWSLAAEVENLLDRTYHRHLSCARDPFAVGQPVMEPGRLLRLALAWSMQAPNP, encoded by the coding sequence TTGGGTCCGCGGCGTCTGGACCGCGCGGCAGGGACGGGTGGACCCGGCTCTGGGGAGCGACCCGCCGAGTCCTGGAGTCGCGTGGATCTGGGGGTGGGCTGGGCGGGCGGACGTTGGTCCCTGGCGGCGGAGGTGGAGAATCTGCTGGATCGCACCTACCATCGCCACTTGTCCTGTGCGCGGGATCCCTTCGCCGTGGGCCAGCCGGTCATGGAGCCCGGCCGTCTGCTGCGCTTGGCCCTTGCCTGGTCCATGCAAGCACCCAACCCTTGA
- a CDS encoding zinc-binding dehydrogenase produces MRAVVIPRHGGPEVLELRELPPVPDPGPGQVRVDVRAVALNHLDLWVRRGHAGLRVELPYVPGSDICGVVGAVGEGVTRVAPGQPVVAFPALYCHGCAACLAGRHNHCRSFAILGEHAPGGLAEQILLPERNLYPLPAGLSSEEGAAFPLAWLTSWHMLARKVALAPGDWVLIQAAASGTGLAALQIARLFGARVLATAGSAEKCARLVAMGAERTVNYREQDLKAVVKEATGGRGCTVVVDHLGATTFSLSLSCLAREGTYLTCGATTGPGLTFDARHLFIKHQRIIGSTMGDAGDFQALLAHMGPAPGGGLHPVVHRVFPMAQIRAAHEELESRGVVGKVVIRVGV; encoded by the coding sequence GTGAGGGCCGTTGTCATTCCCCGCCACGGCGGGCCGGAGGTGCTGGAGCTGCGCGAGCTGCCGCCCGTGCCGGATCCGGGACCCGGCCAGGTCCGGGTGGACGTTCGCGCCGTCGCCCTCAACCACCTGGACCTCTGGGTGCGGCGCGGGCACGCCGGCCTCCGGGTGGAGCTGCCCTACGTGCCCGGCAGCGACATCTGCGGCGTGGTGGGCGCCGTGGGCGAGGGCGTCACGCGCGTGGCGCCCGGACAGCCCGTGGTGGCCTTCCCGGCGCTTTACTGCCATGGCTGCGCCGCCTGCCTGGCCGGCCGCCACAACCATTGCCGCAGCTTCGCCATCCTGGGCGAGCACGCCCCGGGTGGACTGGCGGAACAGATCCTGCTGCCCGAACGCAACCTCTACCCGCTTCCCGCCGGCCTGTCCAGCGAGGAGGGGGCCGCCTTCCCGCTGGCCTGGCTGACCAGCTGGCACATGTTGGCGCGCAAGGTGGCGCTGGCGCCCGGCGACTGGGTGCTGATCCAGGCCGCGGCCAGCGGCACGGGCCTGGCCGCCCTGCAGATCGCCCGCTTGTTCGGGGCGCGGGTGCTGGCCACGGCCGGCTCGGCGGAGAAGTGCGCCCGGCTGGTGGCCATGGGGGCGGAGCGGACGGTCAACTATCGTGAGCAGGACCTCAAGGCGGTGGTGAAGGAGGCCACGGGCGGCCGCGGCTGCACGGTTGTGGTGGACCACCTGGGGGCCACGACCTTCTCGCTCTCCCTGTCCTGTCTGGCCCGCGAGGGCACCTATCTGACCTGCGGCGCCACGACGGGCCCCGGCTTGACCTTCGACGCGCGCCATCTCTTCATCAAGCACCAGCGCATCATCGGCAGCACCATGGGCGACGCCGGGGATTTCCAGGCCCTGCTGGCCCACATGGGGCCGGCGCCGGGGGGCGGCCTGCATCCGGTTGTCCACCGCGTGTTCCCCATGGCGCAGATCCGCGCCGCGCATGAGGAGCTGGAAAGCCGCGGCGTGGTCGGCAAGGTGGTGATCCGCGTGGGCGTATAG
- the mfd gene encoding transcription-repair coupling factor yields the protein MNISPSSFLDHLRSLAAATPPLDRLTSLLEQGMLAEVAGAAASLRAVILANALANRPGLVMAIDSHEAEELVDDLVLLMGQDRVFALPARDTAHHDERGLPLEQRSALIEIYRRLRLGDPLVLVANLRQLLELHPRPQTVDGGMHMLEPGMSLSRNDFIETLERAGFERVSTVEDIAQYAVRGGILDLYPWGHEHPLRLEFYGDEIESIRAFDPSQQTSLALLANVTLALHDDEAEAEADLFCLLRKDTLVAGPPLDHVKSQLELVASGGSEPRLAGDQPRLSTGEVIGHLLRHSRLVFHAGRRPDDEQVLNLRARSQESFMRNLALLTANLRGLHDEGYRTAILCDNLGQRERLREILEEVGLSEERVPLSVGTLHRGFVWHDARLAVYTDHEIFSRPRVRRHIKRFRRATALRRIENLEPGDAVVHVRFGIGIFEGLTAIKVNGHEREVLKLRYANDDRVYVRLEHFRDVEKYSAGEETVVKLSRLGTGEWERTRRKTKASIQNVAKQLIELYARRRMSQGISFGADTIWQKEMEAAFEFEETTDQLAAIAACKEDMEATWPMDRLICGDVGFGKTEVAVRAVFKAVSDGLQAAVLVPTTILAQQHYNTFSARYAEYPARVEVLSRFRTRKEQELVLAELKAGKVDVLIGTHRLLSKDVVFHKLGLLVVDEEQRFGVLHKERIKQLKANLDVITMTATPIPRTLDMAMLGIRDLSLVNVPPSNRLPIETEILPWNPRVIRSAILRELDRNGQVYFVHNRVQSIDTIVTQLRELVPEARFAVAHGQMSGVQLEKVMYEFMRRDFDVLVSTMIIETGLDIPNVNTMIVNRADTFGLAQLYQLRGRIGRSHRQAHAYLLTPSAFQMTPDAKKRLHTIGEFTDLGSGFKLAMRDLEIRGAGNILGSEQSGHISAVGYEHYNRLLEEAILELKDEESRVERPARIECQVELPVDALLPASYVEDAGERVNLYRRLQQAQGADEVQRLRGEVADRFGSLPAEAWMLFQLVELQALGRAALCALVDLRQERLLLKPAAPDESTAQAWLGRVRHLDAAWPVQIAAQGQMALQLDQRGLDWPSRLQQAREILRELGESAPS from the coding sequence ATGAATATCTCGCCAAGTAGCTTCCTGGACCATCTGCGCTCGCTGGCCGCGGCGACGCCTCCTCTGGACCGCCTCACCAGCCTGCTTGAGCAGGGAATGCTGGCAGAGGTGGCCGGTGCGGCCGCTTCGTTGCGTGCTGTCATCCTCGCTAATGCCCTGGCCAATCGACCGGGGCTGGTGATGGCCATAGACAGCCACGAGGCAGAGGAACTGGTGGACGACCTGGTTTTGCTCATGGGTCAGGATCGTGTCTTCGCGCTTCCGGCCCGTGACACCGCCCATCACGATGAGCGGGGCCTTCCCCTTGAACAGCGCAGCGCCCTTATCGAAATCTACCGCCGTCTGCGTCTGGGCGACCCCCTGGTTCTGGTCGCAAACCTTCGCCAGCTGCTGGAGCTCCATCCTCGCCCGCAAACCGTGGATGGTGGCATGCACATGCTTGAGCCGGGCATGTCTCTATCCCGCAATGACTTCATTGAAACACTGGAGCGAGCAGGCTTTGAACGGGTATCCACCGTGGAGGATATCGCACAGTATGCCGTACGCGGCGGCATACTGGATCTATATCCGTGGGGTCACGAACATCCTTTGCGTTTGGAGTTCTACGGCGACGAGATAGAATCCATCCGCGCATTCGATCCCAGCCAGCAAACCAGTCTTGCCCTTTTGGCCAATGTGACCTTGGCCCTCCATGACGACGAGGCGGAGGCAGAGGCCGATCTGTTCTGCTTGCTGCGCAAGGATACCCTGGTCGCCGGTCCGCCTCTGGATCATGTGAAATCCCAGCTTGAACTCGTCGCGTCCGGCGGCTCGGAGCCCAGGTTGGCCGGGGACCAGCCCCGACTGTCCACTGGCGAGGTGATCGGCCATCTCCTGCGTCACTCTCGTCTGGTGTTTCATGCGGGCCGGCGCCCGGATGACGAACAGGTCCTCAATCTTCGCGCGCGAAGCCAGGAATCCTTCATGCGCAATCTGGCGCTGCTGACCGCCAACCTGCGCGGCCTGCATGACGAGGGCTATCGCACGGCCATCCTCTGCGACAATCTTGGCCAGCGGGAGCGCCTGCGGGAGATCCTGGAGGAGGTGGGCCTGTCGGAGGAGCGCGTGCCGCTCTCGGTGGGCACCTTGCACCGCGGATTCGTCTGGCATGACGCCCGGCTGGCGGTTTACACCGATCACGAGATCTTCAGCCGACCGCGCGTCCGGCGTCACATCAAGCGCTTCCGGCGCGCCACGGCCTTGCGGCGGATCGAGAACCTGGAACCGGGCGATGCCGTCGTCCACGTCCGATTCGGCATTGGCATCTTCGAGGGCCTCACCGCCATCAAGGTCAACGGCCACGAGCGGGAGGTGCTCAAGCTGCGCTATGCCAACGACGATCGCGTCTACGTCCGCCTGGAGCATTTCCGCGACGTGGAGAAGTACTCGGCGGGCGAGGAGACCGTCGTCAAGCTCTCGCGCCTGGGCACCGGCGAATGGGAGCGCACCCGGCGCAAGACCAAGGCTTCGATCCAGAACGTGGCCAAGCAGCTGATCGAGCTGTACGCCCGCCGCCGCATGAGCCAGGGCATCTCCTTCGGCGCCGACACCATCTGGCAAAAGGAGATGGAGGCTGCCTTCGAATTCGAAGAGACGACGGACCAGTTGGCCGCCATTGCCGCCTGCAAGGAGGACATGGAGGCGACATGGCCGATGGACCGCCTCATCTGTGGCGACGTGGGCTTCGGCAAGACCGAGGTGGCCGTGCGCGCCGTGTTCAAGGCGGTGAGTGACGGCCTTCAGGCCGCCGTGCTGGTGCCCACCACCATTCTGGCCCAGCAGCATTACAACACCTTCTCTGCGCGCTACGCCGAGTATCCGGCCCGGGTCGAGGTGCTCAGCCGCTTCCGCACGCGCAAGGAGCAGGAGCTGGTGCTGGCCGAGCTCAAGGCCGGCAAAGTGGACGTGCTGATCGGCACCCATCGCCTGCTCTCAAAGGATGTTGTCTTCCACAAGCTGGGGCTGCTGGTGGTGGACGAGGAGCAGCGCTTCGGCGTCCTGCACAAGGAGAGAATCAAGCAGCTCAAGGCCAACCTGGATGTCATCACGATGACAGCCACGCCCATTCCCCGCACTCTGGACATGGCCATGCTGGGCATCCGCGACCTCAGCCTCGTCAATGTGCCGCCATCCAACCGCCTGCCCATCGAGACGGAGATCCTGCCCTGGAACCCGCGGGTCATCCGCAGCGCCATCCTGCGCGAGCTGGACCGCAACGGCCAGGTCTACTTCGTGCACAACCGGGTGCAGAGCATCGACACCATCGTGACGCAACTGCGTGAGCTGGTACCCGAGGCGCGTTTCGCCGTGGCGCATGGGCAGATGAGCGGCGTCCAGCTGGAAAAAGTGATGTACGAGTTCATGCGGAGGGACTTCGACGTCCTGGTCAGCACGATGATCATCGAGACGGGCCTGGACATCCCCAACGTCAACACGATGATCGTCAACCGCGCCGACACCTTCGGCCTGGCCCAGCTCTACCAGCTGCGGGGCCGCATCGGCCGCAGCCACCGTCAGGCCCATGCCTACCTGCTCACGCCGTCCGCCTTCCAGATGACGCCCGACGCCAAGAAGCGCCTGCACACCATCGGCGAGTTCACTGATCTGGGCAGCGGCTTCAAGCTCGCCATGCGCGACCTGGAGATCCGCGGGGCCGGCAATATCCTCGGCTCCGAGCAGAGCGGTCACATCTCGGCGGTGGGCTACGAGCATTACAACCGCTTGCTGGAGGAGGCCATTCTCGAACTCAAGGACGAGGAGAGCCGAGTGGAGCGGCCGGCCCGCATCGAATGCCAAGTGGAGCTGCCCGTTGACGCCTTGCTGCCCGCGTCCTATGTGGAGGATGCCGGCGAGCGCGTCAATCTCTATCGCCGCCTCCAGCAGGCGCAAGGCGCGGACGAGGTCCAGCGGCTGCGCGGCGAAGTGGCCGACCGCTTCGGCAGCCTGCCCGCCGAGGCTTGGATGCTCTTCCAGCTGGTGGAGTTGCAGGCCCTGGGTCGCGCCGCGCTCTGCGCCCTGGTCGATCTGCGACAGGAGCGTTTGCTGCTCAAGCCGGCCGCCCCCGATGAAAGCACCGCCCAGGCCTGGCTGGGTCGCGTGCGGCACCTGGACGCCGCCTGGCCCGTGCAGATCGCGGCCCAGGGCCAGATGGCCCTGCAGCTGGATCAGCGCGGATTGGACTGGCCCAGCCGCCTTCAGCAGGCACGCGAGATCCTGCGCGAACTGGGCGAGTCCGCACCTTCCTGA
- the mnmG gene encoding tRNA uridine-5-carboxymethylaminomethyl(34) synthesis enzyme MnmG yields the protein MYPPHPCSTWNIPGPPYDLVVVGAGHAGIEAALAGARMGLRTLIITMSLQTIGQMSCNPAIGGVGKGQLVREIDALGGEMGRLADLSGIQFRMLNRSKGAAVWSPRAQCDKWHYARMATQILFNQPGLDLRQGQVVDLAFDKGRIRSVLLDNGTEIPGRAFILCAGTFLNGLIHVGDKQRASGRAGEPPAHGLSAALERMGVAVARYKTGTPPRVDRESIDFSSFELQPGDTPSRPFRFYEHLVNLPQLPCHLTWTTEETHRLLRENLHLSPMYSGRIESIGPRYCPSVEDKVVRFADKDRHQLFLEPESLDGREMYVNGFSTSLPEEIQWRALRTVPGFEHVRLIRPGYAIEYDYFPAWQINIGLSLHEIPNLFLAGQINGTSGYEEAAAQGLLAAINAAALLDGKDPLVLGRDQAYIGVLVDDLVNKSLLEPYRMFTSRAEFRLLLRQDNADERLMEYGRRCGLLEEWRWQTLLHRRSLRERIVDWLMRSSLPAGVIRQILSTGEPDGPESPQSMLDQPPCSGSQRAAEWLRRPDVKLNALLTAAGPDWSAEADEDLLAGIELDVKYAGYIERQHRAVANFRRNEGVALPKDLDYASVSSLSTEARQHLGRVKPHSLGQASRIGGVNPTDVQALWVHLQRRLLPGA from the coding sequence GTGTACCCGCCCCACCCATGTTCCACGTGGAACATTCCCGGCCCGCCTTATGACTTGGTGGTTGTCGGAGCCGGTCATGCCGGTATCGAGGCGGCCCTGGCCGGTGCCCGCATGGGCCTGCGCACTCTGATCATCACCATGTCCTTGCAAACCATTGGGCAGATGTCCTGCAACCCCGCCATTGGGGGCGTGGGCAAAGGCCAGTTGGTGCGCGAGATAGATGCACTGGGTGGAGAGATGGGGCGTCTGGCCGACCTCTCGGGAATCCAGTTCCGCATGCTGAATCGATCCAAGGGCGCCGCCGTCTGGTCGCCCCGCGCCCAGTGCGACAAGTGGCATTATGCGCGGATGGCCACACAAATACTGTTCAATCAACCCGGGCTGGATCTCCGTCAGGGCCAGGTTGTGGATCTCGCGTTTGATAAGGGGCGGATTCGTTCCGTTTTGCTGGACAACGGCACCGAGATACCAGGGCGCGCCTTCATCCTCTGCGCCGGCACCTTCCTCAATGGCCTCATCCATGTTGGTGACAAGCAGCGCGCCAGCGGGCGGGCCGGCGAGCCTCCAGCCCACGGACTCAGCGCCGCACTGGAGCGGATGGGCGTTGCCGTGGCCCGCTATAAGACGGGGACGCCACCGCGGGTGGACCGCGAGTCCATCGATTTCTCCTCTTTCGAGCTTCAACCGGGCGACACACCCTCCAGGCCTTTTCGTTTCTATGAGCACCTGGTGAATCTTCCCCAGTTGCCATGTCATCTCACTTGGACAACCGAGGAAACCCACCGTCTCCTGCGGGAGAATCTCCATCTCTCGCCCATGTACTCGGGCCGGATTGAGAGCATCGGTCCCCGCTACTGTCCCTCCGTCGAAGACAAGGTTGTTCGATTCGCCGACAAGGACCGGCATCAGCTTTTCCTTGAGCCAGAGTCACTTGACGGGCGCGAGATGTATGTCAACGGCTTCTCCACGTCGCTGCCAGAGGAGATCCAATGGCGGGCGCTGCGCACGGTACCGGGCTTCGAACATGTTCGACTGATTCGACCGGGTTATGCGATCGAGTATGATTATTTCCCCGCCTGGCAGATCAACATCGGCTTGTCCCTCCATGAGATTCCGAACCTGTTCCTGGCTGGTCAGATCAACGGGACATCGGGTTATGAGGAAGCAGCGGCCCAAGGCTTGCTGGCCGCCATCAACGCCGCCGCCCTGCTTGACGGCAAGGACCCCCTGGTGCTGGGCCGCGATCAGGCCTACATAGGCGTCCTGGTTGACGATCTTGTCAACAAATCCCTGCTGGAACCCTATCGCATGTTCACGTCAAGGGCGGAGTTCAGGCTTCTGCTGCGGCAAGACAACGCTGACGAGCGTTTGATGGAGTACGGTCGTCGATGCGGCCTGCTGGAGGAGTGGCGTTGGCAAACACTGTTGCATCGTCGAAGCCTGCGCGAGCGTATTGTGGACTGGCTGATGCGAAGCAGCCTGCCGGCGGGCGTCATCCGCCAGATTCTTTCGACCGGGGAGCCAGATGGCCCAGAAAGTCCCCAATCCATGCTGGACCAGCCACCCTGCTCAGGATCCCAACGTGCGGCGGAGTGGTTGCGTCGTCCGGATGTCAAGCTGAATGCGCTGCTCACCGCGGCTGGTCCTGATTGGTCGGCGGAGGCAGACGAGGATCTGCTTGCTGGCATTGAACTGGATGTCAAATACGCAGGCTACATCGAGCGACAGCATCGGGCTGTGGCGAATTTTCGCCGCAATGAAGGCGTGGCCTTGCCAAAGGATCTGGACTATGCATCCGTCTCCTCACTTTCCACCGAGGCACGGCAACATCTGGGCCGCGTGAAGCCACACAGCCTTGGCCAAGCCTCGCGCATTGGAGGCGTCAATCCGACGGATGTCCAGGCCCTTTGGGTACACCTGCAGCGGCGACTGCTCCCAGGGGCCTGA
- a CDS encoding class I SAM-dependent methyltransferase, with protein sequence MEPSPSLPTGGQLEQLASFELMLLADNERLGLVSPTALSRFKQDMLAPCLKMASLPMLNAEPLSVVDLGSGGGLPGIPLAIMLPAHRYLLIDRYLKKCQFLTRVTESLQLNHVDVLHARIEKVRDRPAPDLFVARFVKDPRMLAAWTRRWRRPGVRYLLMGGAEAPTPARIYDLELQASHPLAAEKVAHEYLAK encoded by the coding sequence GTGGAACCAAGTCCCTCCCTTCCCACCGGCGGCCAACTGGAGCAACTGGCTTCATTTGAGCTGATGCTCCTCGCCGACAATGAACGGTTGGGCCTTGTATCACCAACGGCACTATCCCGCTTCAAGCAGGATATGCTGGCTCCCTGCTTGAAAATGGCCAGCCTGCCCATGCTCAATGCGGAGCCGCTTTCCGTGGTTGATCTTGGCTCCGGGGGCGGCCTTCCGGGAATCCCCCTGGCCATCATGCTGCCCGCTCATCGTTACCTGCTGATCGACCGGTATTTGAAAAAATGCCAGTTCCTCACCCGTGTGACTGAGTCCCTTCAATTGAATCATGTGGACGTGCTGCACGCCCGGATCGAAAAGGTGCGCGACCGTCCTGCCCCGGACCTCTTCGTGGCCCGCTTCGTCAAGGATCCCCGCATGTTGGCTGCTTGGACCCGCCGCTGGCGCCGCCCCGGGGTCCGCTACCTGCTCATGGGTGGCGCCGAGGCGCCGACCCCTGCCCGCATCTATGATCTTGAGCTACAGGCATCCCACCCCTTGGCTGCGGAAAAAGTCGCCCATGAATATCTCGCCAAGTAG
- a CDS encoding peptidylprolyl isomerase — MWGSKLLTLRASVITLVIFTLATGCGKNLESAVATVGGEIITVDDLRQEMVRQYRTEKEAARKSLEQREKALENLIERRLKVAGARAEGYFDTPEVKEREATLLTETIINRLYEVKILEAVVSDQVLRDTYDRQATEVQASHILFKWVTDSASVRQRALEVQREIRNGLPFADAAARYTEEPGGQERKGDLGWFSWGRMVPEFQEACWALQENEISAPLETRYGIHLIHLTGRRTVESRPTFEEQKESLKEMARNNMREQIMAAGNTYLEDMKRDLGYKLEEARVPQLLADIQANMQPELKLQEIFQSLAEGAWKDQVIASWKGGQMDMAGLAKSMERNFRPASSITTPRDVEDMVNNASIHPMLTARAKAEGLDKDKDVLKNVQQQLENNVVMTYERERIKGKVEVGEDQIAAWFAANPNDYMHPQMVRVQEVYVADRDLAQKLAERARKGENFGKLAKQYTERPDRKGTDGTLEPFQAGRYGKMGEAAFAMAVGDVSDPLPIGRNWSVIKLLEVIPPKPKALDEARTSIRMKLEREARANRHDAWRQEIEQKVPVVLYKEKLTTLFADVKDMGEQGDRATREAEATPDER; from the coding sequence ATGTGGGGGTCCAAGTTGCTGACCCTGCGGGCCAGCGTGATCACGCTCGTAATCTTCACGTTGGCCACGGGATGCGGCAAGAACCTGGAAAGCGCCGTCGCCACGGTGGGCGGCGAGATCATCACGGTGGACGACCTGCGCCAGGAAATGGTCCGCCAGTACCGCACCGAGAAGGAGGCGGCCCGCAAGTCGCTGGAGCAACGGGAGAAGGCTCTGGAGAATTTGATCGAGCGGCGGCTGAAAGTGGCCGGCGCCCGCGCCGAGGGCTACTTCGACACACCGGAGGTCAAGGAGCGCGAGGCCACGCTGCTCACCGAAACGATCATCAATCGCCTCTACGAGGTCAAGATCCTGGAGGCGGTGGTTTCCGACCAGGTGCTGCGCGACACCTACGACAGGCAGGCGACCGAGGTGCAGGCTTCGCACATCCTGTTCAAGTGGGTGACGGACAGCGCCTCCGTGCGCCAGAGGGCGCTAGAGGTGCAGCGCGAGATCCGCAACGGGCTTCCCTTCGCCGACGCGGCGGCCCGCTACACCGAGGAGCCGGGCGGCCAGGAGCGCAAGGGAGACCTGGGTTGGTTCAGCTGGGGCCGCATGGTGCCGGAGTTTCAAGAGGCCTGCTGGGCCCTGCAGGAGAACGAGATCTCGGCTCCCCTGGAGACGCGTTACGGCATTCATCTCATTCATTTGACCGGCCGCCGCACGGTGGAGAGCCGGCCCACCTTCGAGGAGCAGAAGGAGAGCCTGAAGGAGATGGCCCGTAACAACATGCGCGAGCAGATCATGGCGGCCGGCAACACCTATCTCGAGGACATGAAGCGGGATCTGGGCTACAAGCTGGAGGAGGCGCGCGTGCCGCAGTTGTTGGCCGACATCCAGGCCAACATGCAACCTGAGCTCAAGCTGCAGGAAATCTTCCAAAGCCTGGCCGAGGGCGCCTGGAAGGACCAGGTCATCGCGTCCTGGAAGGGCGGCCAGATGGACATGGCGGGCCTGGCCAAGAGCATGGAGCGGAATTTCCGACCGGCCTCCTCCATCACCACACCCCGCGACGTGGAAGACATGGTCAACAACGCCTCCATCCACCCCATGCTGACGGCGCGGGCCAAGGCGGAGGGGCTGGACAAGGACAAGGACGTGCTGAAGAACGTCCAGCAGCAGCTTGAGAACAACGTGGTGATGACCTACGAGCGGGAGCGGATCAAGGGCAAGGTGGAGGTGGGCGAGGACCAGATCGCCGCCTGGTTTGCCGCCAACCCCAACGACTACATGCATCCGCAGATGGTCCGCGTGCAGGAGGTCTACGTCGCGGACCGCGACCTGGCGCAGAAGCTGGCCGAGCGGGCCCGCAAGGGCGAGAACTTCGGCAAGCTGGCTAAGCAGTACACGGAACGTCCGGACCGCAAGGGTACGGACGGCACGCTGGAACCCTTCCAAGCCGGCCGCTATGGCAAGATGGGTGAAGCGGCCTTCGCCATGGCCGTGGGCGATGTGAGCGACCCGCTGCCCATCGGCCGCAACTGGTCGGTGATCAAATTGCTGGAAGTGATTCCCCCCAAGCCCAAGGCGCTGGACGAGGCCCGCACCTCCATCCGCATGAAGCTGGAGCGGGAGGCGCGCGCCAACCGCCACGATGCCTGGCGCCAGGAGATCGAACAGAAGGTGCCCGTCGTGCTCTACAAGGAGAAACTGACCACCCTGTTTGCCGACGTGAAGGACATGGGCGAGCAGGGAGACCGCGCCACCCGCGAGGCGGAGGCCACGCCGGACGAGCGTTGA
- a CDS encoding ribbon-helix-helix protein, CopG family, whose protein sequence is MKAKALDQRFDKGESALEALDLKTARRPGQEHRRVNVDFPVWMIESLDREAGRLGVSRQAIIKVWLAERLERTKSPSLSNGSSINNGDNP, encoded by the coding sequence ATGAAAGCCAAGGCGCTTGACCAGCGCTTCGACAAAGGCGAGAGCGCGCTGGAGGCGCTGGACTTGAAGACGGCCCGCCGCCCCGGCCAGGAGCACCGCCGTGTCAACGTGGACTTCCCGGTCTGGATGATCGAGTCCCTGGACCGCGAGGCGGGCCGCCTGGGCGTGTCGCGGCAGGCGATCATCAAGGTCTGGCTGGCGGAGCGGCTGGAGCGAACGAAGAGCCCCAGCTTGTCCAACGGATCTTCCATCAACAATGGGGACAACCCGTGA
- a CDS encoding CHRD domain-containing protein produces the protein MAETYVAHLSGLNEVPPNASPAHGMITAVLTGNSLAVSGHYGDLVASYTASHIHQAPAGVNGGVVFGLTPTPDSPTAGSYDPAGNTFLLSAAQLTALQTGLFYVNVHSTQFPGGEIRGQLLEEVVTSANEGPALFVLAQNYPNPFNPATTLRFVMDETGPARLAVHNIMGRTVATLIDGLLERGEHQLTFDAAGLPSGRYTYTLEAGGRSETRGMLLLR, from the coding sequence TTGGCTGAGACTTATGTCGCCCATTTGAGCGGGTTGAACGAAGTGCCGCCCAACGCCTCTCCTGCCCACGGCATGATCACCGCCGTCCTGACCGGCAATTCCTTGGCGGTGTCTGGCCATTACGGCGATCTCGTCGCCAGCTACACGGCGTCGCACATCCACCAGGCGCCGGCCGGCGTGAATGGCGGGGTGGTCTTCGGCCTGACGCCGACACCGGACAGCCCCACCGCCGGGAGCTACGATCCGGCGGGCAACACCTTCCTCCTCAGTGCCGCCCAGCTGACGGCACTCCAGACCGGCCTGTTCTACGTCAATGTGCACAGCACCCAGTTTCCGGGCGGCGAGATCCGCGGCCAGCTCCTGGAGGAGGTGGTGACCAGCGCCAATGAGGGACCGGCTCTCTTTGTGCTGGCGCAGAACTATCCCAATCCCTTCAATCCGGCCACCACGTTGCGCTTCGTGATGGACGAGACGGGTCCGGCCCGCCTGGCCGTGCACAACATCATGGGACGGACCGTGGCCACTCTGATTGACGGCCTGCTGGAGCGGGGCGAGCACCAGCTGACCTTCGATGCGGCCGGCCTGCCCAGCGGTCGCTACACCTACACGCTGGAAGCCGGGGGGCGGAGCGAGACGCGCGGCATGTTGCTGCTACGATGA
- a CDS encoding rubrerythrin family protein yields the protein MSETTHDLKEAFAGESQANQKYRAFAKQAERDGFPNVARLFRTTAEAERIHAEGHLGALGGIGATAANLEAAIDGETYEFESMYPPMLQRAQAAGHKAAKMFKYAVEAEAVHARLYTAALEAVRQGKDLDVEDFYLCPVCGHIEFGRPEAPCPICGVKAAAYVLV from the coding sequence ATGAGCGAAACCACCCATGACCTGAAGGAGGCCTTCGCCGGCGAGAGCCAGGCCAACCAGAAGTACCGGGCCTTCGCCAAGCAGGCCGAGAGGGATGGCTTCCCCAACGTGGCCAGGCTCTTCCGCACCACGGCGGAGGCGGAGCGCATCCACGCCGAGGGGCACCTGGGCGCCCTGGGCGGCATCGGCGCCACGGCGGCCAATCTGGAAGCGGCCATCGACGGCGAGACCTACGAGTTCGAGAGCATGTACCCGCCCATGCTGCAGCGAGCCCAGGCGGCCGGCCACAAGGCGGCGAAGATGTTCAAGTACGCCGTGGAGGCGGAGGCCGTGCACGCCCGGCTCTACACCGCCGCGCTGGAGGCCGTGCGCCAGGGCAAGGATCTGGACGTGGAGGACTTCTACCTCTGCCCGGTCTGCGGCCACATCGAGTTCGGACGGCCCGAGGCGCCCTGCCCCATCTGCGGGGTGAAGGCCGCGGCCTACGTGCTGGTGTGA